CGCAGCCGCCGTCAAAGCTGAACGGGGACCATCGTTCCAAGCAATGTGGCGATATGGGCCGTGTCCTGCCCGTCTTCGCTGAAAACATCCGCCCGGACCACGAACAACCGTCGCCCCGGTTTCAGAACTTCGCCACGGGCGACGATGCGTTGGCCCTTGCCCGGCACCATGAGGTGGATCTTCATCTCTGCCGTCATCACGTCATGGCCCGGTGGCATCAGGCTCATCGCTGCATAGCCTGCGGCAGTGTCGCCA
The genomic region above belongs to Rhodovulum sp. P5 and contains:
- a CDS encoding PaaI family thioesterase, with protein sequence MTFAARNPDFEKNVRESFSCQAIMSTMGAEIVSLEPGKMVVAAPFRKEFSQQFGVAHAGLTFALGDTAAGYAAMSLMPPGHDVMTAEMKIHLMVPGKGQRIVARGEVLKPGRRLFVVRADVFSEDGQDTAHIATLLGTMVPVQL